A genomic segment from Thermostichus lividus PCC 6715 encodes:
- a CDS encoding DUF4258 domain-containing protein translates to MIDGFELSDHARFQMQERNIQPSWLTETLSAPDRLLPLADSHGNTHYLKQISDFGGRWLRVIVNPTVNPQRVVTVFFDRRVK, encoded by the coding sequence ATGATCGACGGGTTTGAACTCTCTGACCATGCCCGCTTCCAGATGCAAGAACGAAACATTCAGCCATCCTGGCTCACGGAAACCCTTTCTGCGCCCGATCGGCTTTTGCCCCTTGCCGATTCTCATGGCAACACCCATTATCTAAAACAGATTTCAGATTTTGGAGGTAGATGGCTGCGAGTGATTGTCAACCCAACGGTTAATCCCCAACGAGTTGTTACGGTCTTTTTTGATAGGAGAGTTAAATGA
- a CDS encoding DUF2283 domain-containing protein, which produces MKVTVHKDDDALYLRLDDTPIIESEEVSDGIILDYNAEGKVIGIEVLYISQRSPNSWQQILLETTA; this is translated from the coding sequence ATGAAAGTAACCGTGCATAAAGATGATGATGCCCTTTATTTACGGCTCGACGATACCCCCATCATTGAGTCCGAAGAAGTGAGCGACGGCATTATCCTGGATTACAACGCTGAGGGTAAAGTGATTGGCATTGAAGTCCTTTATATTAGCCAGCGCAGTCCCAACTCCTGGCAACAGATTCTTTTGGAAACAACAGCTTAG